The following are from one region of the Amylibacter sp. IMCC11727 genome:
- the nuoK gene encoding NADH-quinone oxidoreductase subunit NuoK — translation MITLEHYLTVAAMLFVIGIFGIFLNRKNVIVILMSIELMLLAVNINLVAFSVHLGDLVGQIFTLFVLTVAAAEAAIGLAILVCFFRNRGTIAVEDVNVMKG, via the coding sequence ATGATCACCCTAGAACACTACCTTACTGTCGCAGCGATGCTGTTTGTGATCGGCATTTTCGGCATCTTTTTGAACCGCAAAAACGTGATCGTTATTCTGATGTCGATTGAGCTGATGCTCTTGGCTGTGAATATCAATCTTGTGGCATTCTCTGTGCATCTGGGCGACCTTGTGGGCCAGATTTTCACGTTGTTTGTGCTGACCGTTGCCGCCGCCGAGGCTGCGATTGGTTTGGCAATTCTTGTCTGTTTCTTCCGCAACCGTGGTACAATCGCGGTGGAAGATGTGAATGTGATGAAGGGGTAG